The sequence below is a genomic window from Streptomyces sudanensis.
GATCCAGCCCCGCCACCTGCTCGGCGGAGAGGCCGAACATCTCCGCGGCGCGCAGACTCCACTGGTCGACGAACCCGTCGGGACCTATGGAGAACGACGCCGCTCCGATGTAGTCGTAGATCGAGCCAGGCGGGCTGCACTGCCACACGACGCCGTCCGCCGTCCCAGATATCTCGCTCACGCGACCGTCCCCTCCAGCTCACCGCACCGGACCGGCCCTGCCCGCAGTATTCAGCACCACGGCCCCTGTCGGCACGCCGTTCGCGATCACAGGGTGGTCTCGTTCATTTTGAGCCGTGCCCGCGGTGATCGTTGTCCCTTCCCTCTTCTAACCCGGTGGAGACGGCTCGAACCACGCGGTCGCGCCCCTCCGGCCGTTTCCGTACCGCCGGCGAAGGACGGGCGGGCCCTGGGGCGCGTCCCGGTCCCGGCGGCCGGGCGGGCGCGGGACNNGCCCCNGGCGCGGGGCGGGTCCGGGAACACATCTGACGCAGGCAANNCCGACNACTGCGTCNGNNANNNCNNNGNNNNNNGNNNGCNCGNNGNNGGGCGGACGGGCGCGCGTGCCCGGCGCACCGCGCGGCGCGCGCCGGGCGCGGCCCGGGGCGCGGTCAGGCGTGCGGGGGACCGGCGTCCGGAGGGAGGTGGCGGAGGGCTTCGACGACCGCGGGAACGTCCTGTTCCAGCCAGTCGACGGTGTCCCATTCCTTACGGGTCAGCCAGCGCAGTCCGTCATGGTCCTGGAGGGGCCGGGGCTCCCCGGACAGGACGCGGGCCGTCCACACGTGCAGCACGTAGCCGCGGCCCAGCGGCCAGGCGCCCGGTACGCGTTCCCCCGGTTCCACCTCGATGCCCAGTTCCTCGCGCAGCTCGCGCACGAGGGCCTCGGGCGGGCTCTCGCCCGGCTCCACCTTGCCGCCGGGCAGCTCCCAGCGGCCGGCGAGCTCGGGGGGCGCGCTGCGGCGCGCGGCGAGCAGCCTCCCCCGGTCGTACACGGCTCCGGCCACCACCACACGATCCGTCATGCGCCGGAGCGTATCCGCCGGCGCGGGTCAGTGCGCCGGCTCCCCGATGCGCTCGACCCAGTAGAGCTGCCGCTGGCCGCGCGAGTCGAGGCTGTCGACGACCTTCTGCGCCTCGTCGCGCGTCGCGTACCGGCCGACCCGGTAGTGGTTGCCGTTGCCGTCCTGCCGGATGACCTGCCAGAGAAGAGCCGTACCGCTGTCGGGCATTACGCCGTTCCCCCCGCCCGGTGGCCTGCGTCCAAGGATTCCGTCGAAATCGCAATCCGCATATGCCCGAGCTTACGCCTGACCTTCACGGACCGGATACGCGACGGCACGAAGAGATACGGATCCGGCCAGGGACCCGGCGGGAGGGCGGCGCGTTTCCACGGCGCGCGCCCGAGGGGGCGGCAGCGGCGGGCCGGGGCCCGGGCCTCAGCGCACCGGCAGGTGGTAGGTGACGCGGTAGCGGTCGGCGGGGACGACGACGTCGGCCGTCTCCACCGCCTCTCCCGACGAGAAGTACGTGCGCTCCACGACGATCACCACATGGCCCGGCACTCCCCCGAGCGCCAGCAGCTCCTCCGCGAGACCGGGGCGCGCGCCGACCTCCTCCACCACGTTGTCCACGACGACGCCGATCGCGGCCATGCGCTCGACGACCCCGCGACCGCCCAGCGGGCCCTCCTCGGGGAGCATGACGGGAGTGCGGCCGGTGACGGCGAGGGGCTCCCAGGAGGTGGAGAGCATCATCGGCTCGCCGCCGTCCCGGAAGACGTACCGGGTGCGCATCACGGGGTCGCCGGGCGCGATGCCCAGCCGGGCGGCGATCGGCGCCGGCGCCCGCCCCCGCTCGCTGCCGGACTCCCAGGTGCCCCGCGCGCCCTCGGCGGCCTGCTCCTGGCGGAACGGGGTCACCGGCCCGTGCGCCGGGCGGTATCCGGAACGGGCGATCCGGCGCGGCACGGGGCGCTCCCGGACGTACGTGCCCGACCCGGAGCGCCCCTCGACCAGCCCCTCGGCCATCAGGACCTTGCGCGCCTCCAGGGCGACGGTGTCCGAGACGCCGTACTCCTCGCGGATGCGGGCCTGGGAGGGCAGCCGGGTGTGGGGAGGCAGCGAGCCGTCGACGATCTTCTTGCGGAGGTCGCCCGCGACACGCAGGTAGGCGGGCTGCTCGCCGAATGCCACCGACCACTCCCCTCGGGTTGACGGACGGCGACAGCCTGGCAACCCGCCGTGCGCCCCGCAAGCACGGGCCAACACCTCACGGTTCGTGACGGCCGCCGTCCGGCACGGGCCGGCCCGGCGGCGGACGGGCGCACGACGGCCGCGACCGCCGTGCGCCCGGAAGGGGTGGCGCGCCGTACGGCGCGTCAGTCGGCCGGCGGGGCCGGCGCCTTGGTGGAGAGCTTCAGCGCGGCGCGCGCGTCCTTGCCCAGGTCGAACGGCAGGGCCTCGTGGCCGGGCTCGTAGTGCGTCCAGAAGGTGTCGGCGTCCGGGGCCTTCGCGGCCTCCGCCCAGTGCCCGCGGGCCTTCTCCAGCTTCTCCACGACGTCCGCGACGGGCCGGGCGGAGGCACCGGGGAAGGTGTGCCCCCGCAGTCCGGCGATCGAGCCGCCGAGGGCCTCCTCGACCTCGCCGGCCCAGGCGACGTTGGCCTTCAGGTCGGTCTCCGGGTCGGCCTCCGGCTCCGTGAAGAGCACCGCGTCGAGGGAGTTGAGCGCCTTGAGGTACGCCGCCTGGTGGGCGTCCAGCGTGGTGGCGTCCGCGCGCAGCGAGCCGGTCAGCTTGCCCTTCTCGGCGGCGAACGCGCACGTCACCGTGCGGTCGTCCAGGTGCCGCCAGCTCTCCTCGGTGGGGTGGTAGTAGAACGTCACCGCGCTCTCCGGCACCGCCCAGGAGTCCTGCGCGTACTGCTCGCCGATCGTCTGGCAGCGCTCCTCGGCCTGCTTCTCGATCGCCGGGACGCCCGGGTAGGCGGCGCCGGTCAGCTCGAAGGAGCCGGCCACCTCGGCGTCGTGCGGCTTGGCGCAGTCGACGCTCCGGATCGTGTCGACCTCCTGCTGGTCGGCCGTGCCGCCGGGCTGGTTGAAGCAGTCACCGGTGCGGAGGCTGAACGCGGAGTCGGTGCTGGCGACGTCCTCCTTCACCTTGCGGGCGCCGTCCGCGAACTCCTTGAAGGCGCCCGTGGCGAAGCCGACCGCGACGAGCAGCGTGCTGATCAGCGACAGGACCATGCCGGCCACGGCGAGGCCCTTGCCCCGCTGGCCGCGGCGCCGTATCTGCCCCAGCGCGACCGCGCCGAGGACCAGTCCGAGCGGCGGCACCAGGCAGACGATGCCGGTGACGAGGGAGGCGACGGCCAGGCCGTTGGTGGTGGCCTGGGGGTGGGGCGCACCGGGCGNNNNNNNNNNNNNNNNNNNNNNNNNNNNCGGTGCGGGCCAGCCCTGCGGGGACGATGACACGGGTACGGTGCTCCTGTCGGGGCGGGTGCGAACGAACGTATGAGCGGCGCGCATCGTACGCGGTGGGGGGCGCGGAGAACCAACGCGCCCNGCGNACCGGGCGGGCACCACCGCCCCCGGCTCCCCGCGCCNCCCNTCTCNCCGCCCCGCGCCGCCTTCTCGCCGCGCGGGCGGGCACACGGGTGGGGCGGCCGCCGAGACCGGCGACCGCCCCTGTCCTGTCAGATCCCCCGGTGCGTCAGAACTGCAGCGCCCAGGAGTCGATCGTGCCCGTGTCGTAGCGGGCGTTGTCGGTCACCCGCAGCTTCCAGGTGCCGTTGGCGACCTCGGAGGAGGCGTCCACGGTGTACGTGGTGTTGATGTTGTCGGCGCTGCCGCCCGTGCTGTAGTCCTTCAGCGTGTAGGCGGTGCCGTCCGGCGCGACGAGCTGGACGCGCAGGTCGCCGATGTAGGTGTGCCGGATGTTGACCTCGACCTTCAGCGCGCTCGGGGCGTTGCCCGCGACGTCCGTGACGGTGACCGGCGACTCGACGGTGGCGAGGTCGGCGACCGTGTAGTCGGTGGTGTTCTCGAAGCGGGAGCCGGGCGGCGGGGGCGTGGTGCCGCCGCCGCCGACGTACAGCAGGCGGTTCGGGGAGCCGGTGCCCGGGTTGGTGACCACTCCGCTGGTGGCGGCGGAGGTCAGGGCCGAGGAGACCTGGGCCGGGGTGGCGGAGGGGTTGTTGGCCAGGTACAGGGCGGCGGCGCCGGCGACGTGCGGGGCGGCCATCGACGTGCCGGAGATGGTGTTGGTGGCCGTGTCACCGGTGTGCCAGGCCGACGTGATGCTGGAACCGGGCGCGAAGACGTCCAGCACGCTGCCGTAGTTGGAGAAGCTGGAGCGGGCGTCGGTGTTGGTGGTCGAGCCGACGGTGATCGCCTCGGTGACGCGGGCGGGCGAGGAGGTGGACGCGTCCTTGTTGTCGTTGCCGGCCGCGAGGGTGTAGGTGACGCCGGACGCGATGGAGTTGCGCACGGCCTGGTCCAGCGTGGAGTCCACGCCGCCGCCGAGGCTCATGTTGGCGACGGCCGGCTTGACCGCGTTGCGGGTCACCCAGTCGATGCCGGCGACGACTCCGGCGGTGGTGCCGGAGCCCTGGTTGTTGAGGACGCGGACGCCGACGATCTTCGCCTTCTTGGCGACACCGTACGCGGTGCCGGCGACGGTGCCGGCGACGTGGGTGCCGTGGCCGTTGCCGTCCTGGGCGACGTTGTCGTTGTCCACGGCGTCGAAGCCGTTGAAGGCGCGACCGCCGAAGTCGCTGTGGGAGATGCGCACACCGGTGTCGATGATGTACGCGGTGACGCCCTGGCCGCCGGGCTCGGGGTACGTGTAGCTCCTGTCCAGCGGCAGGGCGCGCTGGTCGAGGCGGTCGAGGCCCCACGTCGGGTTCGGCTGGGTACCCGTGATGGTGAAGACCCGGTCCTGGACGACCGACTCGACCGCCGGGTCCGCGGCGAGCTTTCTCGCCTGCTCCTCGGAGAGCGCCACGGCGTAGCCGTTGAGCGCGCTGGTGTACGTCTTCTTGATCTTCGCTCCGTACTTGGCCGCGACCGCCTTGCCGGACGCGGCGTCCGAGTCGGCGGCGGACTCGTCGAGGGTCACGATGTAGCTGCCCTGGACGGAGTTGGGAGCGTCGGCGTACTGGATCACGCCCTCCTGCACCGGCTCGGCGGCAGCCGGGTGCGCGGAGAGGGTGCCCAGTCCGAGGGCGGCGACGACCGCCGCGCCGGCGGCGGCGACCGAGCGCCGCGACATACGCATCACTGACATGTGGGGGGTCCTCCTGATGGGTGGTGCGTTGCTGCAGGGGATGTTGAGGCAGGTGCATGACAATTTTGGGGATGTGTGCACGACGAACCACGCCGCGGGGTACACGGCGCCGAGCGTCTTGGGCTGCCACGCGAAAGGCTGACTGATCAACAGGGATCCCACAAGGGTTCGGGACGATCGCTCACACATCCGGGGTACGGCCGCTCCGCCGAGGCCCCGCGCCGCGTTCACCGGAAACACGGAACACGATCATCCGATTCGCCACCGGCCTGCAACTTCCTTAGCGATCAAGGAAGTTGCGCCCCCAAGCGCGTCGCCTCGCCCGCCCGGCGTCGCCTCGCCCACCCGAATGCGCCCGCCGGGACGCCGAGCGGAGGCGCCGAACGGGGGCGCCACCGCCCTTCGGCCCGTACGCTCCGCTCACCGAAGCCCGCACCCGGCCGCTCCACTCGCTTCCGGCCCGCCCCCACACCGAGAGGCCGATGTTTTCCGATCTTGCCCGGGTCGGATGGTGACGAGGCTCGTGACGCAGGAAGCCCCCTGCCCGGTGCGGTGGCGCCAACCGCCGTTCGGAGCAAGGAACTTCGCGGCCACCTGTCGCGCCACCCTCGATGCGCCTGGTGCACCGGTTTCGCGGAACACGCAGTCCAGGGCTCCCACCTGCGAAAACGCGGTACTGAAAGGGGCCATCCAGCACCAACCCGGCACGGCGGGAAGCCATCCGGCACGGGCGCACCCCTCATCCGCCTCCGACGGTTGTGTACACATGGCACACCCGGCACTCTTGGGCGCATGACACGGTCGCTGCCCATAGAGTCCATCCGCGATGTCCGGGCGCACCTGGCCGAGGTCGTGGAGCGGGCCGACCGCGACGACCTGCCCACGGTGATCACGCGCCGGGGCAAGCAGGTCGCCGCCGTCGTCTCCATCGAGGCGCTCCGCACGTACCAGGAGCGGGAAGAGCGCGAGATCAACCGGATCATCGACGAACGCATGGCGCCGTCGTGGCGCTGGTCCAGGCGGCATCGGAGGAGGGCATCCGCGTGGCCACCAGCGCCATGACCGCTCTTGAGGCCGATTACGAGCGGATCCACCCGGCCTGCACCAAGTGGGTCCTCTCCCGCGTCGACGTCCACGACGTCACCAGGGAGGTCGCCGACGAAGCCGCCGCCCCCTCCGCGCCCATCGTCTCCACGGCCACACGTACGCCATCGACGCCGCTTTCGCCGTCATCGCCCGCAACGCGCCCCAGCCGGTCACCGTCCTCACTTCCGACCCCGAGGACCTGACTCTCCTGTGCGGCCCTTCCGTAGAGATCGTCAAGGTCTGAAGCACCGGCCACAGCCACTCCGACCAGGCCGGCCGTCAGCCGCAGCACTTCGCGGACGAGGACTCCCCGCGGACAGGCATCCGGGCCCGACCCGCCGACAGGCGGGCCGGGCAGCGCCTTTGATCGAACGTCACACGTTGAAGCGGAACTCCACCACGTCGCCGTCCTGCATCACGTAGTCCTTGCCCTCCATACGGGCCTTGCCGGCGGCGCGGGCCTCTGCCACCGAACCCGCGGCGACCAGGTCCTCGTAGGAGATGACCTCCGCCTTGATGAAGCCCTTCTGGAAGTCGGTGTGGATGACGCCGGCCGCCTCGGGGGCCGTCGCGCCCTTCTTGATCGTCCAGGCGCGGGCCTCCTTCGGGCCGGCCGTCAGGTACGTCTGGAGGCCCAGGGTGGCGAAGCCGACGCGGGCCAGCGTGGCCAGGCCCGGCTCCTCCGCGCCGACCGACTGGAGCAGCTCCATGGCGTCCTCCTCGTCCAGCTCGGCGAGGTCCGCCTCCAGCTTGGCGTTGAGGAAGATCGCCTCGGCCGGGGCGACCAGGGCGCGCTGCTCGTCCTTGAACGCCTCGTCCGTCAGCTCGTCCTCGTCGACGTTGAAGACGTAGAGGAAGGGCTTGGTGGTGAGGAGGTGCAGGTCGTGGAGGAGCTCCGCCTTCTCGCCGCCCTGGACGACGCCCTGCGAGAAGAGGGTGTCGCCGCGCTCCAGGATCTCCTTGGCCGCCTCGACCGCGGCGACCTTCGGCGCCACGTCCTTCTTGATCCGGGACTCCTTCTGGAGGCGCGGCAGGACCTTCTCGATGGTCTGGAGGTCGGCGAGGATCAGCTCGGTGTTGATCGTCTCGATGTCGTCCTTCGGCGAGACCTTGCCGTCGACGTGGACGACGTTCTCGTCCTTGAAGGCACGGATGACCTGGCAGATCGCGTCCGACTCGCGGATGTTGGCGAGGAACTTGTTGCCCAGGCCCTCGCCCTCGCTCGCGCCGCGGACGATGCCGGCGATGTCGACGAAGTCGACGGTCGCCGGGAGGACGCGCTGCGAGCCGAAGATCTCGGCCAGCCGGTCGAGGCGCGCGTCCGGGACGCCGACGACGCCGACGTTGGGCTCGATCGTGGCGAACGGGTAGTTGGCCGCCAGCACGTCGTTCTTGGTCAGGGCGTTGAACAGGGTCGACTTGCCGACATTCGGCAGGCCGACGATTCCGATCGTGAGCGACACGTTGGCGACTTCCCTAGAAGTGTGGATGGTGGGCCGACCCCCCAGTTTACGGGCGGGCCGGCGCCCGCGGTGACGGGCGGGCGGCCGGGGTCCGGGCGCGATCCGGGCGGGGACGCCGGACCCGGCCCGGGCGGGGCCCGGGCAGGGGCGTCGGGCGGGATCCGGATGGAGGCGTCGGGCGGGGCCCGGGCGGGGGACTTCACGCCAAGGTCGCCCCGAAGGCGTGTCTCGTACCGGCTTTCGGGCCGCCCCCCGCCTACTTTGTCACCGTGGAGCAGCACAGGAGCAGCCCCTCCCGCGGCCCGAGGCCGCCGCGGCCCGCCGCCCCGCCCGGGGGCGCGGTCACGGCGGGCGCCGCCGGGGAGGACGCGGCCGACGGGGCCGGCTCACGACGCGGCGACCGGAAGGGTGCGCACATGGACGAGTGGTCCGGTGGACGGCGTGGCGGGCGGCTCGCCCCCCGCCCGGAGGTGCCGCGCGGGAGCCGCCCCGGCGAGCGCCCGCAGCGGTACGAGGGCAGGCCGGGCGGCGCCCGG
It includes:
- a CDS encoding (deoxy)nucleoside triphosphate pyrophosphohydrolase; translated protein: MTDRVVVAGAVYDRGRLLAARRSAPPELAGRWELPGGKVEPGESPPEALVRELREELGIEVEPGERVPGAWPLGRGYVLHVWTARVLSGEPRPLQDHDGLRWLTRKEWDTVDWLEQDVPAVVEALRHLPPDAGPPHA
- a CDS encoding GntR family transcriptional regulator, which translates into the protein MAFGEQPAYLRVAGDLRKKIVDGSLPPHTRLPSQARIREEYGVSDTVALEARKVLMAEGLVEGRSGSGTYVRERPVPRRIARSGYRPAHGPVTPFRQEQAAEGARGTWESGSERGRAPAPIAARLGIAPGDPVMRTRYVFRDGGEPMMLSTSWEPLAVTGRTPVMLPEEGPLGGRGVVERMAAIGVVVDNVVEEVGARPGLAEELLALGGVPGHVVIVVERTYFSSGEAVETADVVVPADRYRVTYHLPVR
- a CDS encoding DUF4190 domain-containing protein gives rise to the protein PGAPHPQATTNGLAVASLVTGIVCLVPPLGLVLGAVALGQIRRRGQRGKGLAVAGMVLSLISTLLVAVGFATGAFKEFADGARKVKEDVASTDSAFSLRTGDCFNQPGGTADQQEVDTIRSVDCAKPHDAEVAGSFELTGAAYPGVPAIEKQAEERCQTIGEQYAQDSWAVPESAVTFYYHPTEESWRHLDDRTVTCAFAAEKGKLTGSLRADATTLDAHQAAYLKALNSLDAVLFTEPEADPETDLKANVAWAGEVEEALGGSIAGLRGHTFPGASARPVADVVEKLEKARGHWAEAAKAPDADTFWTHYEPGHEALPFDLGKDARAALKLSTKAPAPPAD
- a CDS encoding S8 family peptidase; the protein is MSVMRMSRRSVAAAGAAVVAALGLGTLSAHPAAAEPVQEGVIQYADAPNSVQGSYIVTLDESAADSDAASGKAVAAKYGAKIKKTYTSALNGYAVALSEEQARKLAADPAVESVVQDRVFTITGTQPNPTWGLDRLDQRALPLDRSYTYPEPGGQGVTAYIIDTGVRISHSDFGGRAFNGFDAVDNDNVAQDGNGHGTHVAGTVAGTAYGVAKKAKIVGVRVLNNQGSGTTAGVVAGIDWVTRNAVKPAVANMSLGGGVDSTLDQAVRNSIASGVTYTLAAGNDNKDASTSSPARVTEAITVGSTTNTDARSSFSNYGSVLDVFAPGSSITSAWHTGDTATNTISGTSMAAPHVAGAAALYLANNPSATPAQVSSALTSAATSGVVTNPGTGSPNRLLYVGGGGTTPPPPGSRFENTTDYTVADLATVESPVTVTDVAGNAPSALKVEVNIRHTYIGDLRVQLVAPDGTAYTLKDYSTGGSADNINTTYTVDASSEVANGTWKLRVTDNARYDTGTIDSWALQF
- a CDS encoding type II toxin-antitoxin system Phd/YefM family antitoxin is translated as MTRSLPIESIRDVRAHLAEVVERADRDDLPTVITRRGKQVAAVVSIEALRTYQEREEREINRIIDERMAPSWRWSRRHRRRASAWPPAP
- the ychF gene encoding redox-regulated ATPase YchF — protein: MSLTIGIVGLPNVGKSTLFNALTKNDVLAANYPFATIEPNVGVVGVPDARLDRLAEIFGSQRVLPATVDFVDIAGIVRGASEGEGLGNKFLANIRESDAICQVIRAFKDENVVHVDGKVSPKDDIETINTELILADLQTIEKVLPRLQKESRIKKDVAPKVAAVEAAKEILERGDTLFSQGVVQGGEKAELLHDLHLLTTKPFLYVFNVDEDELTDEAFKDEQRALVAPAEAIFLNAKLEADLAELDEEDAMELLQSVGAEEPGLATLARVGFATLGLQTYLTAGPKEARAWTIKKGATAPEAAGVIHTDFQKGFIKAEVISYEDLVAAGSVAEARAAGKARMEGKDYVMQDGDVVEFRFNV